One Phaseolus vulgaris cultivar G19833 chromosome 2, P. vulgaris v2.0, whole genome shotgun sequence DNA window includes the following coding sequences:
- the LOC137811157 gene encoding probable methyltransferase PMT21: MFPNGVGEYVDMMQELIPEMKYGTVRTAIDTGCGVASWGGDLLDKGIPTVSLAPRDNHEAQVQFALECGIPAILGVISTQRLPFPSNSFDMAHCSRCLILWTEFGGIYLVEMHCILRPGGIWVVLLGEFWVFISCRLVYLFCLLFG, from the exons ATGTTTCCCAATGGTGTTGGTGAATATGTTGATATGATGCAAGAGTTAATCCCAGAAATGAAATATGGGACAGTGAGAACTGCCATTGATACTGGTTGTGGG GTTGCTAGCTGGGGTGGTGATTTGTTGGATAAGGGGATTCCAACAGTTTCTCTTGCTCCAAGAGATAACCATGAAGCTCAAGTTCAATTTGCTCTAGAGTGTGGAATACCAGCTATTCTTGGTGTCATATCTACACAGAGACTTCCTTTCCCATCAAACTCCTTTGACATGGCTCATTGCTCCAGATGCCTTATCCTATGGACGGAATTTG GTGGTATTTATCTCGTGGAAATGCACTGTATTCTTCGTCCCGGTGGAATTTGGGTTGTGCTTTTAGGTGAATTTTGGGTATTTATCTCATGCAGGCTTGTTTACCTATTTTGTTTACTATTTGGTTGA
- the LOC137809297 gene encoding putative disease resistance protein RGA3 has protein sequence MSEMPPNIGKLRHLRTLSTFVVGSKAGCGLAELHNLNLGGKLGIVGLENVPNEWDAKEANLIDKKDLNILHLSWSPSTNSEGSNVNIERVLEALQPPSTLKCFGMKGYQGRQLSSWMRNGAVLRDLVEVILLDCDNCEELPPLGKLRHLKRLEVARIKNVKWIDGESYDGVEEKAFPSLEYLWVKNLPKLERMLREERVEMLPRLFELTINGVMNLKFPRLPSVEELLAEDIDEAASFMEGVVENMPCLKTLHIRMIKGVVVLPDQLSGLGALQVLDIEYWYNLECFSEHVLEGLSSLKSLSISSCEKLKSLSEGVRHLTCLESLSIEYCPELLTLASNMTQLTGLRTVIIRHCGFTSLPDRLGDMTSLKKLEICDCYALRLSPSNIQSLSNVSSLTIVRCPYLNGCLREIF, from the coding sequence ATGTCAGAGATGCCTCCAAATATTGGCAAGTTAAGGCATCTAAGAACACTGAGCACTTTCGTTGTTGGATCAAAGGCAGGGTGTGGGTTAGCAGAGTTGCATAACTTAAATCTGGGAGGCAAGCTGGGAATCGTAGGCCTTGAGAACGTCCCCAATGAATGGGATGCTAAAGAAGCAAATTTGATTGATAAGAAGGACTTGAATATCCTACACTTGTCATGGAGTCCTAGTACTAATTCAGAAGGTAGTAATGTTAACATTGAGAGAGTACTGGAAGCCCTGCAACCTCCCTCAACTCTGAAGTGTTTTGGGATGAAAGGATATCAGGGGAGACAGTTATCAAGTTGGATGAGAAATGGTGCAGTTCTGAGAGACTTGGTGGAAGTTATACTCTTGGACTGTGACAACTGTGAGGAGCTTCCTCCACTTGGTAAACTACGACACTTGAAAAGGCTAGAAGTGGCTAGAATAAAAAATGTGAAGTGGATAGATGGTGAGTCGTATGATGGTGTGGAGGAGAAGGCATTTCCATCGTTGGAGTATTTGTGGGTGAAGAATTTACCAAAATTGGAGAGGATGTTGAGGGAAGAAAGAGTAGAGATGCTCCCTCGTCTTTTTGAATTAACAATTAATGGTGTGATGAACCTTAAATTTCCACGTCTTCCTTCTGTTGAGGAACTTCTTGCTGAAGACATTGATGAAGCGGCTTCCTTCATGGAAGGGGTTGTGGAGAATATGCCTTGTCTAAAGACCTTGCATATTAGGATGATTAAAGGAGTGGTGGTATTACCTGACCAACTTAGCGGATTGGGTGCACTACAGGTACTAGACATTGAATATTGGTATAATCTGGAGTGTTTTTCAGAACATGTGTTGGAAGGTCTAAGCTCTCTTAAAAGTTTGAGTATTTCCAGCTGTGAGAAATTAAAATCATTATCTGAAGGTGTGCGACATTTGACATGTCTGGAGAGTTTGAGTATTGAGTATTGTCCAGAGCTGCTGACTCTAGCAAGTAATATGACCCAGCTAACTGGCCTTCGGACTGTCATAATCAGGCATTGCGGGTTTACTTCATTGCCAGACAGGCTGGGAGACATGACTTCTCTTAAAAAATTAGAGATTTGCGACTGTTACGCGTTGAGGTTATCACCGAGTAACATTCAAAGCCTCAGCAACGTGTCTTCTTTAACTATAGTCCGTTGTCCTTATCTGAACGGTTGCCTTAGAGAAATATTTTAG
- the LOC137811158 gene encoding putative disease resistance protein RGA4, producing MTEALLGTVFQNLQSLVQDQLATYWGVDQQIQKLSSNLTAIRAVLTDADRKQITSHAVKDWLQKLTDAAYVLDDILDECSLQSKKVHSGDGRSSCLARVHPKDILFRFHIGKRMKDITQRFHDINEERRMFELRDGITEKQARNDDDDWRQTISVITEPIFCGRDQDREKIVKFLMEDASKSEDLSIYAIVGMGGLGKTTLAKQVFHDHMICKHFDLTIWVYVSVDFNVEAILQSILEHVIGQNPNLHTLEAMGKKVEEVLKSKRYLLVLDDVWNEEEKCANLKGVLQCARGAKGSTVLVTTRLQEVVSTMETDGAYHLKELSGEDSWSLFKSHAFGPKREEREELVTIGKEIVKKCVGSPLAIKTLGSLLRNKSEVTQWENVKESEIWDLQEKNSSMTVKENSIMRVLKVSYFNLELSLRRCFSFCAIFPKGFEIDKEDLIHLWMANGFIKSEGSVEVEEVGNNVWRKLYHRSFFQEEKSDEIGMIRSCKMHDLFHDLAKSIAGEECVIIEKGRSIQLPARAHHFLVLGHHIPVLNYYVSVEIAAAFKKVESLRTFLDFGYTRQLPSNHYLRALRTRSSSLSPLNDLAHLRYLSVHSRSVASSLNSIRKLPKLQILKLEDFFHLRLPKELTQLQDL from the coding sequence ATGACTGAAGCTTTGTTGGGAACTGTGTTTCAAAACTTGCAATCTCTTGTTCAAGACCAACTTGCAACTTATTGGGGCGTTGATCAACAGATTCAAAAGCTTTCCAGCAATCTCACTGCAATCCGTGCTGTCCTCACAGACGCTGATAGAAAGCAAATAACAAGCCATGCTGTGAAGGATTGGCTGCAGAAACTCACAGATGCAGCATATGTGCTTGATGATATCTTGGATGAATGTTCACTTCAATCCAAAAAGGTGCATTCTGGTGACGGACGAAGTTCATGCTTGGCCCGTGTGCATCCTAAGGACATTCTCTTTCGTTTTCATATTGGAAAGAGAATGAAAGACATCACCCAAAGATTTCACGATATTAATGAAGAAAGACGCATGTTTGAGTTACGTGATGGTATAACAGAGAAGCAAGCTaggaatgatgatgatgattggcGCCAAACTATCTCTGTGATTACCGAACCCATATTCTGTGGCAGAGACCAGGATCGAGAGAAAATTGTGAAGTTTCTAATGGAAGATGCGAGTAAAAGTGAAGACCTCTCCATCTATGCCATAGTTGGTATGGGTGGACTTGGCAAAACAACTCTTGCCAAACAGGTCTTCCATGATCACATGATATGCAAACATTTTGACTTGACAATTTGGGTGTATGTTTCTGTTGACTTCAATGTGGAGGCAATACTGCAATCCATCCTAGAACATGTCATTGGTCAAAACCCCAATCTCCATACTTTAGAAGCAATGGGGAAAAAGGTTGAAGAAGTGTTGAAGAGCAAGAGGTATTTACTTGTTCTCGATGATGTGTGGAATGAAGAAGAGAAATGTGCAAATTTGAAGGGGGTGTTGCAGTGTGCAAGGGGAGCAAAAGGATCTACCGTTTTGGTGACAACTCGACTCCAGGAAGTTgtttccaccatggagacggaTGGTGCTTACCATTTGAAAGAATTATCAGGAGAAGATAGTTGGTCATTGTTCAAAAGCCACGCGTTTGGACCAAAAAGAGAAGAGAGGGAAGAGCTTGTGACAATCGGCAAAGAGATAGTGAAAAAATGCGTTGGTTCGCCACTTGCAATCAAAACACTGGGAAGCCTATTGCGTAATAAAAGTGAGGTAACACAATGGGAAAATGTAAAGGAAAGTGAGATTTGGGATTTACAGGAGAAAAATAGTTCTATGACAGTTAAGGAAAATTCTATCATGCGTGTTTTGAAAGTAAGCTATTTTAATTTGGAGTTGTCGTTGAGGAGATGCTTTTCTTTTTGTGCAATCTTTCCCAAAGGTTTTGAAATAGACAAGGAAGATCTAATTCATCTCTGGATGGCTAATGGATTTATTAAATCTGAAGGAAGTGTAGAAGTGGAGGAAGTCGGCAATAATGTTTGGAGAAAATTATACCACAGATCATTCTTCCAAGAAGAAAAGTCTGATGAGATTGGTATGATTAGAAGTTGCAAGATGCATGATCTATTTCATGATCTTGCCAAGTCTATTGCAGGTGAAGAATGTGTGATTATTGAGAAAGGAAGGTCGATACAGTTGCCAGCTAGAGCTCACCATTTCCTCGTGTTAGGTCACCATATCCCCGTGTTAAATTATTATGTCTCTGTCGAGATTGCTGCTGCTTTCAAGAAAGTTGAGTCCCTGCGGacttttcttgattttggttatACTAGGCAGTTGCCATCAAACCACTATCTACGAGCACTACGCACAAGATCTTCTTCGTTGTCTCCACTGAATGATTTAGCACATTTGAGATACTTGAGCGTGCATAGTAGATCAGTGGCAAGCTCTCTTAATTCAATTCGTAAGTTGCCGAAATTGCAAATATTGAAACTGGAAGATTTCTTCCACCTTAGGCTGCCCAAAGAATTGACGCAATTACAGGATCTATGA